One Paenisporosarcina sp. FSL H8-0542 genomic region harbors:
- a CDS encoding amino acid racemase — translation MKTKILGIIGGVGPLATMLLGEMIVKRTKAKTDQQHVNMVITNNTAIPDRTTYILDRSKANPVPVMISDATKLKSIGAEVLAVPCNTAHSFYKEIQQGAEIPVLHMINETAKRAAQIGAKKVGILATTGTLTASVYQLACKESGIQPVVPDEETQKLVMSVIYDDVKAGQPVDFLKWQQIINQMNELGCDHLILGCTELSIVKKELNLDETYIDSLMVLAESAILACGYELND, via the coding sequence ATGAAGACGAAAATATTAGGCATCATTGGAGGGGTAGGTCCCCTGGCCACTATGTTGCTTGGTGAAATGATTGTCAAACGCACGAAAGCGAAAACCGATCAACAGCATGTCAACATGGTGATTACCAATAATACGGCCATACCAGACCGTACAACATATATCTTAGATCGATCGAAAGCCAACCCAGTGCCAGTGATGATTTCCGATGCTACAAAACTGAAATCTATTGGTGCGGAAGTGTTGGCGGTTCCGTGCAATACTGCTCACTCTTTTTATAAAGAGATTCAACAAGGAGCGGAAATTCCCGTATTGCACATGATTAACGAAACGGCAAAACGTGCAGCTCAAATTGGTGCCAAAAAAGTAGGAATTCTGGCAACAACAGGTACATTGACGGCTTCTGTTTACCAACTGGCTTGTAAAGAGAGTGGCATTCAACCGGTTGTACCCGATGAGGAAACTCAGAAACTGGTCATGTCAGTTATTTATGATGACGTCAAAGCTGGGCAACCTGTCGATTTTCTAAAATGGCAGCAAATCATCAATCAAATGAACGAATTGGGTTGCGATCATTTGATATTGGGCTGTACAGAATTATCGATTGTCAAAAAAGAACTGAATCTTGATGAAACTTATATTGATTCGCTGATGGTATTAGCTGAAAGTGCCATACTTGCATGCGGCTACGAATTGAATGATTAA
- a CDS encoding DEAD/DEAH box helicase, with translation MTFIENLKPELQNKWKFEYEMPVQSQLIPSMLEGKDVVAQSPTGSGKTLAYVLPILNQVNGAIQKTQALIVAPSQELSMQIVEVLREWTADTDITVAQLIGGANMARQLEKLKKKPTIVVGTPGRLNELMKSKKLKLHDIRHIVLDEGDQLLAREHRGIIKALIDGSNHDRQIVVVSATITEEIELVASRMMKEPIRIQVSHEELPAQGKVVHSFVKVEERDKTDLLRRLAHVEGLRGLAFVNNLDQLLMKETKLKFREAKIVALHSDMKKEERKQALASFRKGEVSILIATDIAARGLDIEGLTHVIHVDVPHSIEPYLHRSGRTGRAGADGEVLSLLTYTDEKNFKKWTKELPSKPVQKVWDQGKLIEGSSKTVQQRGKKK, from the coding sequence ATGACATTTATCGAAAACTTAAAACCAGAACTTCAAAATAAATGGAAATTTGAATATGAAATGCCTGTTCAGTCACAATTAATCCCTAGCATGCTGGAAGGAAAAGATGTGGTGGCACAATCGCCGACAGGATCAGGGAAAACTTTGGCGTATGTATTGCCGATATTGAATCAAGTGAATGGTGCCATTCAAAAAACACAAGCACTTATCGTTGCCCCTTCACAGGAACTATCCATGCAAATCGTTGAAGTATTGCGAGAGTGGACTGCAGATACCGATATTACGGTTGCTCAACTAATCGGAGGAGCCAATATGGCTCGTCAATTGGAAAAATTAAAGAAAAAGCCCACAATTGTTGTAGGAACACCGGGGCGTTTGAATGAATTAATGAAATCAAAGAAACTTAAATTGCACGATATACGACATATTGTTTTAGATGAGGGAGATCAACTATTGGCCCGTGAGCATCGTGGTATCATTAAAGCGCTTATCGATGGGTCTAATCATGACAGACAGATTGTGGTCGTTTCAGCAACAATAACAGAAGAAATTGAGCTTGTTGCAAGCCGCATGATGAAAGAGCCGATTCGAATTCAAGTTAGTCATGAAGAATTGCCAGCACAAGGAAAAGTGGTCCATTCATTCGTCAAAGTAGAAGAACGAGATAAAACCGATTTATTGCGACGGTTGGCGCACGTAGAAGGCTTACGGGGTCTAGCATTTGTCAATAATTTAGATCAATTGTTGATGAAAGAAACGAAACTGAAATTCCGTGAAGCAAAAATAGTTGCCTTGCACTCAGATATGAAAAAAGAAGAACGTAAGCAGGCATTGGCTTCTTTCCGTAAAGGCGAAGTAAGCATACTGATCGCTACAGATATTGCAGCACGAGGTCTTGACATTGAAGGATTGACTCATGTCATTCACGTCGATGTACCGCACTCAATAGAACCTTATCTGCACCGTTCAGGTCGAACAGGCCGTGCTGGTGCTGACGGGGAAGTATTGTCTTTATTAACCTACACAGACGAAAAGAATTTTAAAAAATGGACGAAAGAATTGCCTTCAAAACCCGTTCAAAAGGTATGGGATCAAGGTAAATTGATTGAAGGGTCCTCAAAAACGGTGCAACAAAGGGGGAAAAAGAAATGA
- a CDS encoding aminopeptidase, with translation MTFEEKLAEYADLAVRVGINVQPGQYVLINTTTDTLDFTRLVVKKSYEAGAKRVHVNFSDGPINRAFYELAPDSAMHEFPAWMVTQREELIDQQGALLWIDAEDPDLLAGIPAKRISDQQKVAGRALEKYRASVMSDKIAWSIVAIPSEMWAAKVFPDLPKEEQLSMLWETIFKTVRIGDGTAVDQWKTHIRDLEARATALNDKRFKKIIYKAPGTDLIIELPDKHIWMSGASRTPNRTAFIANMPTEEVYTAPLKFGVNGYVRNTKPFVYQGNIIDKFTLTFEKGKIVKAEAEVGNDLLQQLIQHDEGSAYLGELALVPHESPISSSGILFYNTLFDENASNHLAIGEAYPTCVEGARDLEEAQLRALGLNTSITHEDFMIGSAEMDIDGEYEDGTREPIFRKGNWAF, from the coding sequence ATGACATTTGAAGAGAAACTAGCCGAATATGCAGATTTGGCAGTTCGCGTTGGAATCAATGTCCAACCTGGTCAATATGTATTGATAAATACAACGACTGATACCCTTGATTTTACGCGTTTGGTTGTGAAGAAATCATATGAAGCTGGAGCAAAGCGTGTCCATGTGAATTTCTCAGATGGACCGATAAATCGTGCTTTTTATGAGTTGGCACCAGATTCCGCTATGCACGAATTTCCTGCATGGATGGTTACACAGCGTGAAGAATTGATCGATCAGCAGGGAGCTTTGTTGTGGATTGATGCAGAAGATCCTGATTTATTGGCTGGAATTCCTGCCAAACGCATTTCCGATCAACAAAAAGTGGCTGGCCGTGCATTGGAAAAATATCGCGCTTCCGTCATGTCAGATAAAATTGCTTGGTCGATTGTAGCTATACCTTCAGAGATGTGGGCAGCCAAAGTATTCCCGGATTTGCCAAAAGAAGAGCAGTTATCCATGCTATGGGAAACGATTTTTAAAACCGTACGCATCGGAGATGGAACTGCTGTTGATCAATGGAAAACACATATCCGCGATTTGGAAGCCCGTGCAACAGCTTTAAATGATAAACGTTTCAAAAAAATTATTTATAAAGCACCAGGCACGGATTTGATAATCGAATTGCCGGATAAACATATTTGGATGTCCGGTGCCAGCAGAACACCTAACAGAACAGCGTTTATTGCGAATATGCCGACTGAAGAAGTGTACACTGCTCCATTAAAATTTGGTGTAAATGGCTATGTCCGTAATACTAAACCATTTGTATATCAAGGTAATATCATAGACAAATTTACGTTAACATTTGAAAAAGGAAAGATCGTGAAGGCTGAGGCTGAAGTAGGGAATGACTTATTGCAGCAACTCATTCAACATGATGAAGGCTCTGCTTATTTAGGGGAGTTGGCATTGGTACCTCATGAATCACCGATTTCATCTTCTGGAATTTTGTTCTACAACACATTATTTGATGAAAATGCCTCTAACCATTTAGCAATTGGCGAAGCGTATCCAACATGCGTTGAGGGTGCACGGGACTTAGAAGAAGCACAGCTTCGTGCTTTAGGATTAAATACATCAATCACTCATGAAGATTTCATGATAGGCAGTGCAGAAATGGACATTGATGGCGAATACGAAGATGGTACAAGAGAACCGATTTTCCGCAAAGGTAATTGGGCATTTTAA
- a CDS encoding SGNH/GDSL hydrolase family protein yields the protein MIIKKLTVVLFSLGLFLVPLQTSAQVIGPVSYVALGDSLAAGQTPTREIDTGYSDLIAQEIARNQPLAFYSKDLAFPGFTSADVLKRVQSKEAKPLLQNANLITISAGANDLLRLIKSDAKSGSLSFQQIPADYSLNNVRKNMKTMLAELKKIAPKAEVYVMGYYFAYPHARDSQKVGTAKQLNRLNQILANVAKEAGVKFVSVETAFGDQATGKVPNPADVHPNAEGYRAMANSFFNVYAKGGMQVLAGEIPPANPLSFEQIMKDRQGAKATAAGDESAALPSSFLEEDYIAISEMKTMI from the coding sequence ATGATTATCAAAAAACTAACTGTCGTGTTGTTCAGTCTGGGCCTGTTTTTAGTGCCATTACAGACAAGCGCTCAAGTAATTGGACCAGTTTCTTATGTGGCTCTCGGTGACTCACTTGCGGCAGGTCAAACCCCGACACGTGAGATTGATACTGGTTACAGTGATTTAATTGCCCAAGAAATTGCGAGAAATCAACCACTGGCCTTCTACTCAAAAGATTTGGCGTTCCCAGGATTTACGAGCGCTGATGTGTTGAAGCGAGTCCAATCGAAAGAAGCAAAACCTTTGCTACAAAATGCAAATCTCATCACGATATCTGCTGGAGCAAACGATCTTCTGAGATTAATAAAATCAGATGCAAAATCAGGTTCACTGTCATTTCAGCAAATCCCAGCAGACTATTCTTTGAACAATGTACGAAAGAATATGAAGACCATGCTTGCAGAGTTGAAAAAGATTGCACCAAAAGCGGAAGTGTATGTAATGGGTTATTATTTTGCCTATCCGCATGCTCGTGACTCACAAAAAGTCGGTACTGCGAAACAACTGAATCGATTGAATCAAATTTTGGCAAACGTGGCAAAAGAAGCGGGTGTGAAATTTGTATCTGTGGAAACTGCATTTGGAGATCAAGCCACTGGCAAAGTACCGAACCCTGCTGATGTGCATCCGAATGCTGAAGGATACAGAGCCATGGCTAACAGCTTCTTCAATGTCTATGCTAAAGGTGGCATGCAGGTATTGGCAGGGGAGATTCCTCCTGCAAATCCACTGAGCTTCGAACAGATTATGAAAGACCGTCAAGGAGCAAAGGCAACGGCAGCTGGAGATGAATCTGCCGCACTGCCATCATCATTTTTGGAAGAAGATTATATTGCCATATCTGAAATGAAAACGATGATATAA
- a CDS encoding DUF4870 domain-containing protein, whose protein sequence is MDNQRILSALCYFSILFAPFLLPLIVYFVSPTAEVKYHAKRSLLSHLIPVVLGIVGFIVLVIGSIAVFSTTVDGTVEPSTSFNFLTAGLPFLFIAVYGILYLIVLIWNIIQGIKVLQ, encoded by the coding sequence ATGGATAATCAACGTATATTATCCGCTTTGTGTTATTTCAGTATTTTATTCGCTCCATTCTTATTGCCATTAATCGTATATTTCGTTTCACCGACAGCTGAGGTTAAGTATCATGCGAAACGCTCTCTTCTGTCACACTTGATTCCCGTGGTGCTCGGAATTGTCGGGTTCATTGTATTAGTGATTGGTTCAATCGCAGTATTCAGCACGACAGTTGATGGCACTGTAGAGCCTAGCACATCATTTAACTTCCTGACTGCAGGACTTCCTTTCTTGTTTATTGCAGTGTATGGTATTCTTTATCTTATTGTATTGATCTGGAATATCATCCAAGGAATTAAAGTACTGCAATAG
- a CDS encoding M20/M25/M40 family metallo-hydrolase produces the protein MIELLKNLVAIKSDTEEGANEALRFCSKWLDSHEITHEVLENEGRLMIHAEIGQGPTTIVWNGHVDVVPGKIEQFNPVIEGDRLYGRGSADMKAGVAAMMEAFRRTYSAREELKQRIVLHIVTDEETGGSKTSGHLVEIGRSGDFVICGEPTHLKLSVQSKGILHADVTLFGKAAHGSRPWEGTNAIEAAFKFNEQLKTLPFTKASNPYYEYPSINLAKIQAGDRYNVVPDECLVNYDIRFVPGQKWEDIIEEMTELAQSINPKNIVKPGGKTPAITTTEDNAFVQSLAGVIAQVTQKEAVLFGQHGAADTRYYAKTGAGAIEFGPSGDDWHGPGEYVLISSVEQYADILTKYALI, from the coding sequence ATGATCGAGTTATTGAAAAATTTGGTAGCAATTAAAAGTGATACAGAAGAAGGTGCCAATGAAGCACTTCGATTTTGTTCAAAATGGCTCGATAGTCATGAAATCACACATGAAGTTCTTGAAAATGAAGGCCGATTGATGATTCACGCTGAAATCGGACAAGGTCCCACAACCATCGTATGGAATGGCCATGTGGATGTAGTACCTGGAAAAATCGAGCAATTCAATCCCGTTATCGAAGGCGACCGCTTGTATGGTCGTGGATCCGCAGATATGAAAGCTGGAGTGGCAGCCATGATGGAAGCGTTCCGACGTACTTATTCTGCAAGGGAAGAACTTAAGCAACGCATTGTTTTACATATTGTAACGGATGAAGAAACGGGTGGAAGTAAAACATCCGGTCATCTTGTAGAAATTGGTCGCTCAGGTGACTTTGTCATTTGCGGAGAACCAACTCACCTGAAACTAAGTGTTCAATCGAAAGGAATTCTGCATGCGGATGTCACTTTGTTCGGAAAAGCTGCCCACGGATCCCGTCCATGGGAAGGAACGAATGCCATTGAAGCAGCCTTTAAATTTAATGAACAATTAAAGACACTACCATTTACGAAAGCAAGCAATCCATATTACGAATATCCTTCCATTAACTTGGCTAAAATCCAGGCAGGCGATCGATATAATGTCGTACCTGATGAATGTCTAGTTAACTACGATATTCGCTTTGTTCCAGGACAAAAATGGGAAGATATTATTGAAGAAATGACTGAACTTGCTCAATCTATTAACCCCAAAAATATTGTCAAACCTGGCGGTAAAACACCCGCCATTACAACAACCGAAGATAATGCTTTTGTTCAATCTCTTGCTGGTGTTATAGCACAAGTAACCCAAAAAGAGGCTGTGTTATTCGGGCAGCATGGAGCTGCGGATACACGTTACTATGCAAAAACTGGTGCTGGAGCAATTGAGTTCGGACCAAGCGGAGACGACTGGCACGGACCAGGAGAGTATGTATTGATATCATCCGTTGAGCAATATGCAGACATTTTAACGAAATATGCATTGATTTGA
- the thiT gene encoding energy-coupled thiamine transporter ThiT has product MNRSKLLLLIEVAIFAGIGLVLDMLSINLWFQGGSISLVMVPIVLMAIRWGLAGGLSTGLIIGVLQILAGRAYILTPAQGFLDYFVAFTVVGLAALVRHKVIQAKNEQRKGKMITYIVLGAVFGGLFRFFTHVIAGVIFFSEAAEGKNVWIYSLVYNGGYMIPSIILTAIVCSIIFVAAPRLIEHRNNV; this is encoded by the coding sequence ATGAATCGAAGTAAGTTGTTATTATTAATTGAAGTGGCTATTTTTGCAGGAATCGGATTGGTATTGGATATGCTTTCTATTAACTTATGGTTCCAGGGCGGATCTATTAGTCTTGTCATGGTACCAATCGTATTGATGGCTATTCGATGGGGGCTTGCGGGAGGTTTGAGCACGGGTCTGATTATTGGGGTCCTTCAAATTTTAGCGGGAAGAGCTTATATTTTAACTCCTGCCCAAGGTTTCCTGGATTATTTCGTAGCGTTCACAGTTGTTGGCTTAGCAGCACTTGTCAGACATAAAGTAATACAAGCAAAAAATGAGCAGCGTAAAGGAAAAATGATTACTTATATCGTATTGGGAGCTGTTTTTGGTGGGCTCTTCCGGTTCTTTACACACGTAATCGCAGGAGTTATTTTCTTTTCAGAAGCTGCAGAAGGCAAGAACGTTTGGATTTATTCGCTCGTATATAACGGCGGTTATATGATTCCTTCCATTATTTTGACAGCAATTGTGTGCTCCATCATTTTCGTTGCTGCACCACGTTTGATTGAACATCGCAATAACGTTTGA
- the map gene encoding type I methionyl aminopeptidase has translation MIAKTTEDFESLKTIGRIVAEIRDVMREATKPGVTTKELDEIAGRMFKEKGAISGPKGEYDFPGFTCISVNEEVAHGIPGSRVIKDGDLVNIDVSGSFNGYFADTGISFVVGEGYAKKEKLCEVAESAFNRAMLKVKAGARLNQIGKAVEREAKQNGLTVIMNLTGHGIGKSLHEAPQHILNYFDAWEPTILKEGMVLAVEPFISEKAEHIVESGDGWTFLTPDKSLVAQIEHTVIVTKDAPILITKID, from the coding sequence ATGATTGCAAAAACTACTGAAGACTTTGAGTCGTTAAAAACTATCGGTCGCATCGTTGCAGAAATTCGTGATGTAATGCGAGAGGCAACAAAACCAGGTGTCACGACAAAAGAACTTGATGAGATCGCTGGCCGCATGTTTAAAGAAAAAGGAGCTATTTCTGGTCCTAAAGGGGAGTACGATTTCCCTGGATTTACATGCATCAGTGTCAATGAAGAAGTTGCTCATGGCATTCCTGGTTCACGTGTCATCAAAGATGGAGACCTAGTGAACATCGACGTATCCGGATCATTCAATGGCTATTTCGCAGATACGGGAATTTCATTTGTAGTGGGTGAAGGCTACGCGAAGAAAGAAAAGCTATGTGAAGTAGCTGAAAGTGCATTTAACCGTGCAATGTTGAAAGTAAAGGCTGGTGCTCGGTTAAATCAAATCGGCAAAGCTGTGGAACGTGAAGCGAAGCAAAATGGATTAACTGTCATTATGAACTTAACTGGACATGGTATCGGAAAATCTCTTCATGAAGCACCACAGCATATTTTGAATTACTTTGATGCATGGGAACCTACCATCTTAAAAGAAGGTATGGTTTTGGCAGTTGAGCCGTTCATTTCAGAAAAAGCGGAACATATCGTGGAGTCTGGTGACGGTTGGACTTTCTTGACTCCGGATAAATCATTAGTTGCACAGATTGAACATACGGTCATCGTTACTAAAGATGCGCCAATTCTTATTACGAAAATCGATTAA
- a CDS encoding TspO/MBR family protein: protein MVRFALMVIALIGVVIINALANILPLNNQTTGEISNRLPVLFTPAGYVFSIWSVIYVLMLIWLVGMWKRSKDIDATYIKRSNLFIISCIFNVAWIYLWHYEYFLFTVVVMIAYLITLTLLYRTYPVSDNLLTGRFPISIYLGWISVATITNISYVLTLYQWNGWGLSDPLWAVIMMTVGTALALHIRFHHFDIAYVFVFIWAYIGIAVRNGFEELLVSTAALFLCAVMLAGILFIKKRPTARS, encoded by the coding sequence GTGGTTCGTTTCGCACTAATGGTCATCGCACTGATTGGTGTGGTTATCATCAATGCATTGGCAAATATTTTACCACTTAACAATCAAACAACTGGTGAAATTTCCAATCGTCTTCCTGTACTATTTACACCGGCCGGCTATGTATTTTCAATTTGGTCCGTTATTTATGTATTGATGCTCATTTGGTTGGTAGGTATGTGGAAGAGGAGTAAAGATATAGATGCAACCTATATAAAGCGCTCAAATCTGTTTATCATCAGTTGCATTTTTAATGTGGCATGGATTTATTTATGGCATTATGAATATTTCTTATTTACGGTTGTCGTGATGATTGCATACCTAATTACACTAACTTTACTTTATCGTACTTATCCAGTATCCGATAACCTTCTTACTGGTCGCTTTCCAATATCAATTTATTTGGGATGGATCAGTGTTGCAACGATTACGAATATTAGTTATGTCCTAACTCTATATCAGTGGAATGGCTGGGGATTGAGTGACCCCCTATGGGCAGTCATCATGATGACTGTTGGAACAGCACTCGCACTACATATTCGATTCCACCATTTTGATATCGCTTATGTATTTGTCTTTATTTGGGCTTATATCGGAATTGCGGTCCGAAATGGTTTCGAAGAACTTCTTGTCTCTACAGCTGCTCTTTTCTTATGTGCAGTCATGCTAGCGGGCATCCTATTTATTAAAAAAAGACCAACTGCGCGTTCATAG
- a CDS encoding M3 family oligoendopeptidase produces the protein MTTKTYAEVWDLDVFFKGGSSSPELREHLDALASRLDTFEQTLSSFVVPTGESDATKISSIIEETKQVAENLTQAGAVVGCYLAQDTTDKQANLLQGEIGSLGARFSSSMLVVQQQLSKTEETVWTALMKDDQLKEFAFVLNEWRDEAKELLSEKEEDMITALGVDGYHGWGQLYDLLVGDVKVRVTVDGEEKEFSVGQASNLSSHPDAKVRKESFEALEQAWTDKEEFFAKTLNHMAGFRLAVYKKRGWDSILKEPLQINRMKQQTLDAMWGAISAHKAPFVEYLKRKAELVGADAMHWYDLDAPVTESTQKVSYQEGAEFILKHFGKFGPELEKFSRQAFEDEWIEAEDRPNKRPGGFCTGMPLSQQSRIFMTYSGTMSNVATLAHELGHAFHSYALRPVHWMNRQYAMGVAETASTFAEMIVADAAVKEASTADEKLALLEDKIQRSVAFFMNIHARFLFETRFYEERKKGIVSAARLNTLMEEAQREAFGDGLGEVHPHFWASKLHFYITHVPFYNFPYTFGYLFSLSIYAKAIEEGCSFEEKYISLLQDTAIMSVEDLAMKHLGEDITQHAFWEKGIALCIKDVEEFLSLTSSKG, from the coding sequence TTGACTACAAAGACGTATGCTGAAGTTTGGGACTTGGACGTATTTTTTAAGGGAGGAAGCTCATCTCCTGAACTTCGTGAACATTTGGATGCTTTAGCAAGTAGACTTGATACTTTTGAGCAAACTTTATCATCCTTTGTTGTTCCAACAGGGGAATCAGACGCTACTAAAATTTCTTCTATTATTGAAGAAACTAAACAAGTTGCTGAAAATTTAACACAAGCTGGAGCAGTTGTTGGTTGTTATTTAGCTCAAGATACTACTGATAAACAAGCGAACTTATTGCAAGGGGAAATCGGCTCTTTAGGTGCTCGTTTTTCTTCATCCATGCTCGTTGTTCAACAACAGTTATCAAAAACTGAAGAAACTGTTTGGACTGCTTTAATGAAGGACGATCAATTAAAAGAATTTGCTTTTGTTCTAAACGAATGGCGAGATGAAGCGAAGGAATTACTTTCTGAAAAAGAAGAAGATATGATTACCGCTCTTGGGGTGGACGGCTATCATGGATGGGGTCAACTATACGATTTATTGGTTGGTGACGTGAAAGTTCGTGTCACAGTGGACGGAGAAGAAAAAGAGTTCTCTGTAGGACAAGCGAGTAACTTAAGTTCTCATCCGGATGCAAAAGTTCGAAAAGAATCGTTTGAAGCATTAGAACAAGCATGGACAGATAAAGAAGAGTTCTTTGCTAAAACATTGAACCATATGGCTGGATTTCGCTTGGCCGTTTACAAAAAACGTGGCTGGGATTCAATATTAAAAGAACCATTGCAAATAAATCGAATGAAACAGCAAACATTGGATGCTATGTGGGGCGCAATCAGCGCGCATAAAGCTCCATTTGTAGAATATTTAAAGCGTAAGGCTGAGCTGGTAGGAGCAGATGCCATGCATTGGTACGATTTAGACGCGCCAGTAACTGAATCTACTCAGAAAGTGTCATACCAGGAAGGTGCAGAGTTCATTTTAAAACACTTCGGCAAATTCGGTCCGGAGCTTGAGAAATTCTCACGACAGGCATTTGAAGATGAATGGATTGAGGCAGAAGACCGCCCTAATAAACGACCAGGTGGTTTCTGTACTGGGATGCCTCTATCACAGCAGTCCCGTATTTTTATGACATATAGTGGAACGATGTCCAACGTTGCAACATTGGCACATGAACTTGGTCATGCTTTCCATTCATATGCACTTCGTCCTGTACATTGGATGAATCGTCAATATGCAATGGGAGTTGCAGAAACAGCTTCTACATTTGCTGAAATGATTGTAGCTGATGCAGCAGTAAAAGAAGCATCAACAGCTGATGAAAAATTGGCATTGCTTGAAGATAAGATTCAACGAAGTGTCGCATTCTTCATGAACATTCATGCACGATTTTTATTTGAAACTCGTTTTTATGAGGAGCGTAAAAAAGGAATTGTTTCTGCTGCACGCTTAAATACATTGATGGAAGAAGCGCAACGTGAAGCATTTGGAGATGGATTAGGTGAAGTTCATCCGCATTTCTGGGCATCAAAACTGCATTTCTATATCACACATGTACCATTCTATAATTTCCCTTACACATTCGGTTATTTATTCAGCTTAAGCATTTATGCGAAAGCAATTGAAGAAGGCTGCAGTTTCGAAGAAAAGTATATCTCCCTACTTCAAGATACGGCAATCATGTCTGTTGAAGATTTAGCAATGAAGCATTTAGGAGAAGATATCACTCAACATGCGTTCTGGGAAAAAGGCATAGCACTATGTATTAAAGATGTGGAAGAGTTTCTGTCGTTAACTTCATCTAAAGGGTGA
- a CDS encoding GNAT family protein — translation MILLDGQTCFLRTLDENDASDLTNLVFKNRHYWSIYEPRHQDSYFTVAVQREKILESLHHMKNQREFSFGIYDRQSGELIGHISMYSIKRLPFSSAFIGYSIDELNVGKGVATEAVQLLVKYGMEVIGLHRIEAYVSPRNVGSMRVLEKAKMQKEGLLRQLLFINGEWEDHYIYAILENDY, via the coding sequence ATGATTTTACTGGACGGACAAACTTGTTTTTTACGAACATTAGATGAAAATGATGCTTCAGATCTCACCAATCTAGTATTTAAGAATCGACATTATTGGTCAATTTATGAACCAAGGCATCAGGATTCATACTTTACCGTAGCAGTACAAAGAGAAAAGATTCTAGAATCACTTCACCATATGAAGAACCAACGCGAATTCAGCTTCGGCATTTATGATAGACAGTCGGGGGAACTAATTGGTCATATTTCTATGTACAGTATTAAACGCCTACCTTTTTCAAGTGCTTTCATTGGTTATTCTATAGATGAATTGAATGTGGGCAAAGGGGTTGCGACAGAGGCGGTTCAACTTCTGGTCAAGTATGGAATGGAAGTTATAGGGTTACACCGCATTGAAGCATATGTTTCTCCGCGTAATGTTGGTTCAATGCGTGTCTTAGAAAAAGCAAAAATGCAAAAAGAAGGCTTGTTAAGACAGCTACTATTCATTAATGGTGAATGGGAAGATCATTACATTTATGCAATTTTAGAAAATGATTATTGA
- a CDS encoding DUF4395 domain-containing protein, protein MTIVISVVISLITQSAWMLLIPLVSCLLSLFTGFNPVLAIVKKFLTKPANEYAQEDYDQLQFNQWLAVGFLLIATISFFMNWGILFNIATVMVGLAALIAIMGFCIGCFIRFQYQQWNYRRKKSAEQ, encoded by the coding sequence ATGACAATTGTCATATCAGTAGTCATTTCGCTTATTACACAATCCGCGTGGATGTTATTGATTCCTTTAGTTTCATGTCTTTTAAGTTTATTTACAGGATTCAATCCTGTTTTAGCCATAGTTAAGAAATTTTTAACCAAGCCAGCAAATGAATATGCCCAAGAAGATTATGACCAGCTACAATTTAACCAATGGTTGGCCGTTGGGTTTTTATTAATTGCGACGATTAGTTTCTTTATGAATTGGGGTATTTTGTTTAACATTGCAACTGTTATGGTGGGATTAGCAGCATTGATAGCTATTATGGGGTTTTGTATCGGATGCTTCATTCGTTTCCAATACCAACAATGGAATTATCGACGCAAAAAATCAGCAGAACAGTAA